One Bradyrhizobium sp. CCGB12 genomic window carries:
- a CDS encoding sulfite exporter TauE/SafE family protein — translation MSWIHELLAGIGVGLAGGLTSGFMGVSPGGGLVIFSVLLLGAEQHVAQGTSLIAQVPPTGLAGVRRYWQSGKRSPLPWIIWIGIGFMIGGISGGYAASAVSDSFLQWSYVVYLVTLIAALVLRREHSDGDGETTIQRELPWLPLLFVGALAGFSSGFMGIGGGLAITVGLAAGLRVPQHQAQLVSLIFSVVPTTVPPAWIYWTKGLVVGWPAIIGILAGLYVGTDFGARMANGVSKSLLRRMMIGFVAMMALYMTYKALS, via the coding sequence ATGTCGTGGATCCATGAACTGCTCGCCGGGATCGGCGTCGGCCTTGCCGGAGGGCTGACCTCCGGCTTCATGGGCGTGAGCCCGGGTGGCGGCCTCGTGATCTTTTCCGTGCTGCTGCTCGGCGCCGAGCAGCACGTCGCGCAAGGCACGTCGCTGATCGCGCAGGTGCCTCCGACGGGGCTTGCGGGCGTGCGCCGCTACTGGCAGAGCGGAAAGCGCAGCCCGTTGCCGTGGATCATCTGGATCGGCATCGGTTTCATGATCGGGGGTATCAGCGGCGGCTACGCCGCGTCCGCCGTCTCGGACTCGTTCCTGCAATGGTCTTATGTCGTGTATCTCGTCACGCTTATCGCAGCGCTGGTCCTGCGGCGTGAGCACAGCGACGGAGACGGCGAGACCACGATCCAACGCGAACTGCCCTGGCTGCCCCTGCTCTTCGTCGGCGCGCTCGCCGGCTTTTCCTCGGGCTTCATGGGCATCGGCGGCGGTCTTGCGATAACGGTCGGCCTCGCCGCGGGCCTGCGCGTGCCGCAGCACCAGGCGCAACTCGTCAGCCTCATCTTCTCGGTCGTACCGACCACCGTTCCCCCGGCATGGATCTACTGGACCAAGGGCCTCGTGGTCGGCTGGCCCGCCATCATCGGCATCCTCGCCGGTCTATACGTCGGCACCGATTTCGGCGCACGCATGGCCAACGGCGTCAGCAAATCGCTGCTGCGCCGGATGATGATCGGCTTCGTCGCGATGATGGCGCTCTACATGACCTACAAGGCGCTGAGCTAG
- a CDS encoding glutathione S-transferase family protein yields the protein MSDLSAFPITKRWPAKHPELLQLYSLPTPNGVKVSIMLEEIGLPYEVHLVDFGKDDQKTTEFLSLNPNGKIPAILDPNGPGGKPLPLFESGAILQYLAEKTGKLLPMDAARRYQTIQWVHFQMGGIGPMFGQVGFFHKFAGKDFEDKRPLERYVSESKRLLGVMETHLSGRQWFMDDDYTIADISMLGWVRNLIGFYGAGDLVAFSQFKSVGAWLERALARPAVERGLNIPKRP from the coding sequence ATGTCCGATCTGTCTGCTTTTCCCATCACCAAACGCTGGCCTGCCAAGCACCCGGAATTGCTTCAGCTCTATTCGTTGCCGACGCCGAACGGCGTCAAGGTCTCGATCATGCTGGAGGAGATCGGACTGCCTTACGAAGTCCATCTCGTCGATTTCGGCAAGGACGACCAGAAGACGACCGAGTTCCTCTCGCTCAATCCGAACGGCAAGATCCCCGCGATCCTCGATCCCAACGGCCCCGGCGGCAAGCCGCTGCCGCTGTTCGAGTCCGGGGCGATCCTGCAGTACCTCGCGGAGAAGACCGGCAAGCTTCTGCCAATGGACGCCGCGCGCCGCTACCAGACCATCCAGTGGGTGCATTTCCAGATGGGCGGCATCGGGCCGATGTTCGGCCAGGTCGGCTTCTTCCACAAATTCGCCGGCAAGGATTTTGAGGACAAGCGGCCGCTGGAGCGCTACGTCAGCGAGTCCAAGCGCCTGCTCGGCGTGATGGAGACGCACCTTTCCGGCCGGCAATGGTTCATGGATGACGACTACACCATCGCCGACATCTCCATGCTCGGCTGGGTGCGCAATCTCATCGGATTCTACGGCGCCGGCGATCTCGTTGCATTCAGCCAATTCAAATCGGTTGGCGCCTGGCTCGAACGCGCTCTGGCGCGTCCGGCGGTGGAGCGCGGGCTGAACATTCCGAAGCGGCCGTGA
- a CDS encoding DUF429 domain-containing protein yields MPNYLGLDGFRFGWVAAWIDERGDHGFDYSPGLTRLLAMPHARAMIDMPIGLKPNGYRACDLHARELVGPAVFLGARRDLWTFPDMAAANRCYWEHEGKGRGVSAQLWNIRDKIRDVDAIMTPARQAIVGEAHPELIFWNLAGRVRLEPKSSPRGREQRIALLKDRGFTRIERWLTWRHGTGIGRDDLIDACACAVAARDSTQRVGGDEIDPRGLRMEINY; encoded by the coding sequence TTGCCGAACTATCTCGGCCTCGACGGGTTTCGCTTCGGCTGGGTCGCAGCCTGGATCGACGAGCGCGGCGATCACGGTTTCGATTATTCACCGGGCCTGACGCGCCTGCTCGCGATGCCGCACGCGCGCGCGATGATCGACATGCCGATCGGATTGAAACCGAACGGCTATCGCGCGTGCGACCTGCATGCACGTGAGCTCGTCGGCCCCGCCGTGTTTCTCGGCGCGCGCAGGGATCTCTGGACCTTTCCCGACATGGCTGCGGCCAATCGCTGCTACTGGGAGCACGAGGGCAAGGGCAGGGGCGTGTCCGCCCAGCTCTGGAATATCAGGGACAAGATCAGGGACGTCGACGCGATCATGACGCCTGCGCGGCAAGCGATCGTTGGCGAAGCGCACCCGGAATTGATCTTCTGGAATCTCGCCGGCCGGGTCCGGCTTGAACCGAAGTCGTCGCCGCGCGGCCGCGAGCAGCGCATTGCCCTGCTGAAAGACCGCGGCTTCACCAGGATCGAAAGATGGCTGACGTGGCGCCACGGCACTGGCATCGGCCGCGACGATCTCATCGATGCCTGCGCCTGCGCGGTCGCTGCGCGCGACAGCACGCAGCGCGTCGGCGGCGACGAGATCGATCCGCGCGGGCTGAGGATGGAGATCAACTATTGA
- a CDS encoding serine hydrolase, producing MDARTPDFRTADFSALRKAMQRYVDQEIIPGVSWAVLRGREVVDQQCVGFADREAKAALRPDHIFRAFSNTKIFVTCAIMLLVEEGRIGLDDAVEKCLPQLGNRKVLKQGATSLADVEPARGPITIRQLLTHTSGLSYGIFDPGTVLFKGYNEARILNPLTPLADMIDQLAGLPLSYHPGSGWEYSVATDVLGRVVEVVSGQPLDAFLKARIFDSLGMTDTGFYVPEAQHGRLVALYNGADVLDPMKPGLTRADHLPYPQAYRRPLPRLSGGGGLVSTLPDMLALVRALLPGSDVLLKPETLRQMMTNQLPAGQTIRFANLGPIPGKGFGLGGAVTFAPTPFDPPNSTGEFQWGGLAGTHWWICPEANTAGVLMTKRYMGFWNPFFFEFKRLAYQAVGG from the coding sequence ATGGACGCCAGGACACCTGATTTTAGGACAGCTGATTTTTCCGCCCTGCGGAAGGCGATGCAGCGCTACGTCGATCAGGAGATCATTCCCGGCGTGTCCTGGGCGGTGCTGCGAGGCCGCGAGGTCGTCGACCAGCAATGCGTGGGCTTTGCCGACCGCGAGGCGAAGGCGGCGCTCCGGCCCGACCACATCTTCCGCGCGTTCTCCAATACCAAGATCTTCGTCACCTGCGCCATCATGCTGCTCGTCGAGGAAGGCCGCATCGGGCTCGACGACGCCGTCGAAAAATGTCTGCCGCAGCTCGGCAATCGCAAGGTGCTGAAACAGGGGGCGACGAGCCTGGCGGACGTTGAGCCCGCAAGAGGCCCGATCACGATCCGTCAGCTTCTGACCCACACATCCGGTCTCAGCTACGGCATCTTCGACCCCGGCACGGTGCTGTTCAAAGGCTACAACGAGGCGCGGATCCTCAATCCGCTGACGCCGCTCGCGGACATGATCGACCAGCTCGCCGGTCTGCCGCTGTCCTATCATCCCGGGAGCGGCTGGGAATATTCGGTGGCGACCGATGTGCTCGGCCGTGTCGTCGAGGTCGTCTCGGGCCAGCCGCTCGACGCCTTCCTCAAGGCGCGCATCTTCGATTCCCTGGGCATGACCGACACCGGCTTTTACGTGCCGGAGGCGCAGCATGGCAGGCTGGTCGCGCTCTACAATGGCGCCGATGTGCTCGATCCCATGAAGCCCGGCCTGACGCGGGCCGACCATTTGCCTTATCCGCAGGCCTATCGGCGGCCGCTGCCGCGGCTGTCCGGCGGCGGCGGTCTGGTCTCGACCTTGCCCGACATGCTGGCGCTCGTGCGGGCGCTGCTGCCCGGCTCGGACGTTCTGCTGAAGCCGGAGACGCTGAGGCAGATGATGACGAACCAGCTGCCCGCTGGCCAGACCATCCGCTTCGCCAATCTCGGGCCGATCCCCGGCAAGGGCTTTGGCCTCGGCGGCGCCGTCACCTTCGCACCGACGCCGTTCGATCCCCCGAACTCGACCGGCGAGTTCCAGTGGGGCGGTCTTGCCGGCACCCATTGGTGGATCTGCCCCGAGGCCAACACCGCTGGGGTGCTGATGACCAAGCGCTACATGGGCTTCTGGAATCCGTTCTTCTTCGAGTTCAAGCGCCTGGCCTATCAGGCGGTCGGAGGCTGA
- a CDS encoding GNAT family N-acetyltransferase, whose translation MSDSDVTLLDRPIWSALTTSQKYLAEGGPQALRYPVDMTPFADMVDMSAASFAALGDLMSSSQVAALFTPEPVDVPAGFKVVLADTGEQMIGSPADSPLRDAEIVPLGAADVPAMMALTALTKPGPFALRTHELGTFLGIRAGGELVAMTGERMKPGNFTEMTAVCVHPDHRGRGYAQALLAAVARQIEARGEIPFLHVFSHNASAIALYQRQGMRVRRRLHVTALMKQE comes from the coding sequence GTGTCCGATAGCGATGTGACTTTGCTGGATCGTCCGATCTGGAGCGCGCTGACGACGAGCCAGAAGTATCTGGCGGAGGGCGGCCCGCAAGCGTTGCGCTATCCCGTGGATATGACGCCCTTTGCGGACATGGTCGACATGTCGGCGGCGAGCTTTGCGGCGCTCGGCGATCTCATGTCGTCCTCGCAGGTCGCCGCGCTGTTCACGCCTGAGCCCGTCGACGTCCCCGCCGGCTTCAAGGTCGTGCTCGCCGACACCGGTGAGCAGATGATCGGCTCGCCCGCCGACAGCCCGCTTCGTGATGCCGAGATCGTTCCCCTGGGGGCTGCCGACGTTCCCGCCATGATGGCACTGACCGCGCTAACGAAGCCCGGTCCATTCGCGCTGCGCACGCATGAGCTCGGCACATTCCTCGGCATTCGCGCCGGCGGCGAACTGGTGGCGATGACCGGCGAGCGCATGAAGCCGGGCAATTTCACCGAGATGACGGCCGTCTGCGTGCATCCTGATCATCGCGGGCGCGGCTATGCGCAGGCGTTGCTCGCGGCGGTCGCGCGTCAGATCGAGGCGCGCGGCGAAATTCCCTTCCTGCACGTATTTTCCCACAACGCGTCCGCTATTGCACTCTATCAGCGGCAGGGTATGCGCGTTCGCCGCCGCCTGCACGTCACCGCGCTGATGAAGCAGGAATAA
- a CDS encoding Lin0512 family protein translates to MTRVRCVTEMGMGVDVHGRDATKAAKRAVSDAIRHSSLGFFRMIGKTANDMFVDVTIAVPNPEAVDKDAVAKELPYGTVTVNVVKGGLEIPSATEVANDPILIANAAVIVSFDKD, encoded by the coding sequence ATGACCCGCGTTCGTTGTGTCACCGAGATGGGCATGGGCGTCGACGTCCATGGCAGGGATGCCACCAAGGCGGCCAAGCGCGCGGTGTCGGATGCGATCAGGCATTCGAGCCTCGGCTTCTTCCGGATGATCGGCAAGACCGCGAACGATATGTTCGTCGATGTCACGATCGCCGTGCCCAATCCGGAAGCCGTCGACAAGGACGCGGTCGCGAAGGAGCTGCCTTACGGCACGGTCACCGTCAACGTGGTCAAGGGTGGCCTGGAGATTCCCTCGGCCACGGAAGTCGCCAACGACCCCATCCTTATCGCCAATGCTGCCGTCATCGTCAGCTTCGACAAGGACTAG
- a CDS encoding chloride channel protein: MRQTLDITGGRSRPRGKPGDFTADRRVLVLIGMALLVGSLGAGAAWVLLKLIALVTNLVWFGHFSTENVSLANAHPGIWMVLAPALGGLVIGLMARFGSEKIRGHGIPEAIEAILIGGSRMQPKVAILKPLSSAVSIGSGGPFGAEGPIIMTGGAIGSIFAQCFHLTAAERKTLLVAGAAAGMTAIFGTPIAAVLLAVELLLFEWKPRSFLPVVTGAVISAAWRPLLFGTGPLFPFAERPDLPWWGLIAAIGVGIVAGLQSGLMTRLLYAIEDLFDHLPVHWMWWPMLGGLVVGLGGLMDPRALGVGYDVIADLLSGHMARDEAIRMLLVKSAIWVVALSSGTSGGVLAPLLILGGTAGWMEGLVLPGGASFWALVGMAAMMGGTMRSPLTGVMFAIELTGNIDMLLPLLAATGAAHAVTVLLLKRSILTEKIARRGQHITREYAIDPFELLRAADVMVTKVDTLPVDMPIDAAVAFFTSDQRRHKSYPVIAADGRLSGMVTRADVLRWRTEGDHQASTLDDVVSDTSSVVAHPDDVLGQVADLMVASDLGRLPVVDRASHRVVGLIARKDLLRIRAVVNAQEEDRNVYFLREKALVPEARIAEGQPL, encoded by the coding sequence ATGCGCCAGACCCTGGACATAACCGGCGGCCGCTCGCGTCCTCGCGGCAAGCCCGGAGATTTCACTGCCGACCGCCGGGTGCTGGTCCTGATCGGCATGGCTCTGCTGGTCGGCAGCCTCGGCGCCGGAGCCGCCTGGGTCCTGCTGAAGCTGATCGCGCTCGTCACCAATCTGGTTTGGTTCGGTCATTTCAGCACCGAGAACGTCTCGCTGGCGAATGCCCATCCGGGGATCTGGATGGTGCTGGCGCCGGCGCTCGGCGGCCTCGTGATCGGATTGATGGCGCGGTTCGGCTCGGAGAAGATCCGGGGGCACGGCATCCCCGAGGCGATCGAGGCGATCCTGATCGGCGGAAGCCGCATGCAGCCGAAGGTCGCGATTCTGAAGCCCCTGTCCTCGGCGGTGTCGATCGGAAGCGGCGGACCGTTCGGCGCCGAAGGGCCGATCATCATGACGGGCGGCGCGATCGGCTCGATCTTCGCCCAGTGTTTTCATCTCACCGCAGCCGAGCGCAAGACCCTGCTGGTCGCGGGCGCGGCCGCAGGCATGACCGCGATCTTCGGCACGCCTATTGCAGCCGTCCTGCTCGCAGTCGAGCTGCTGCTGTTCGAATGGAAGCCGCGTAGCTTCCTGCCTGTGGTGACGGGCGCGGTGATCTCGGCCGCATGGCGGCCACTGCTGTTCGGGACGGGACCGTTGTTTCCGTTCGCGGAGCGGCCGGACCTGCCGTGGTGGGGCCTCATCGCTGCGATCGGCGTCGGCATCGTGGCCGGCCTGCAATCCGGACTGATGACGCGGCTGCTCTACGCGATCGAAGATTTGTTCGATCATCTGCCGGTGCACTGGATGTGGTGGCCGATGCTCGGCGGCCTCGTCGTCGGTCTCGGCGGCCTCATGGATCCGCGCGCGCTCGGCGTCGGCTACGACGTCATCGCCGACCTCTTGTCCGGTCACATGGCGCGGGACGAGGCGATCCGGATGCTGCTGGTGAAGTCCGCCATCTGGGTGGTCGCGCTGAGCTCAGGCACGTCGGGCGGCGTGCTGGCGCCACTGCTCATCCTCGGCGGCACGGCCGGATGGATGGAAGGGTTGGTACTGCCGGGCGGCGCGTCATTCTGGGCGCTGGTCGGCATGGCCGCGATGATGGGCGGCACGATGCGCTCGCCGCTGACGGGCGTGATGTTTGCCATCGAGCTGACCGGCAATATCGACATGCTGCTGCCGCTGCTCGCGGCAACCGGTGCAGCACACGCCGTCACGGTATTGCTGCTGAAGCGCTCGATCCTGACCGAGAAGATCGCGCGCCGGGGCCAGCACATTACGCGCGAATACGCGATCGATCCGTTCGAACTGCTGCGCGCCGCCGATGTCATGGTCACCAAGGTCGACACGCTGCCGGTGGACATGCCCATCGACGCGGCGGTCGCTTTCTTCACCTCGGATCAGCGCCGTCACAAATCCTATCCCGTCATCGCCGCCGACGGGCGGCTCTCCGGCATGGTCACCCGCGCCGACGTGCTGCGCTGGCGCACCGAGGGCGATCACCAGGCCTCAACGCTCGATGACGTTGTATCGGACACCTCTAGCGTGGTGGCGCATCCCGACGACGTGCTGGGGCAGGTGGCCGATCTCATGGTCGCCTCCGATCTCGGGCGGCTGCCGGTGGTCGACCGCGCCAGCCATCGCGTGGTCGGCCTGATCGCGCGAAAGGATCTGCTGCGAATTCGCGCGGTCGTGAACGCACAGGAGGAGGACCGCAACGTATATTTCCTGCGCGAAAAGGCGCTTGTGCCGGAGGCGCGGATCGCGGAAGGTCAGCCTCTCTGA
- a CDS encoding acetolactate synthase large subunit produces the protein MSGQERKVKGSDLFVAALENEGVDRIFGVPGEENLDLVESLRTSKIELVLTRHEQAAAFMAATHGRLTGRPGVCLSTLGPGALNLSTGAAYAHLGAMPMILVTGQKPIMSSRQARFQIVDVVATMKPLTKLSRQIVSASSIPTVVRDAFRVAMEERPGPVHLELPEDIAGDEVPPVPVIPVHPIEIPVAHRAALDRAAEMILAAKRPLVMMGAATSRPRSTHGIASFVRRTGIPFFTTQMGKGTVPGGTNLYMGTAALSERDYVHDAIDAADLIVAIGHDPIEKPPFIMGPSGPKVIHVSYTPASVELVYFPDAEVVGDVGPSLELLADRLEGKLPQAAALLPLREEILSHIADRATEARWPPTPQRIVHDIRQVIPENGIVALDNGMYKIWFARNYRTRVANTLLLDNALATMGAGLPSAMMAAMLHPDRRVLAVAGDGGFMMNSQEMETAVRLKLNLVVLVLEDNAYGMIRWKQAVDHFADYGMTFGNPDFVLYAKAYGAKGHRIASIDSFGSTLDAAFKEGGVHLVVIPIDYSENVRVLVDELRAREN, from the coding sequence ATGAGTGGGCAGGAACGGAAAGTCAAAGGATCGGACCTGTTCGTCGCGGCGCTCGAAAACGAAGGCGTCGACCGCATCTTTGGCGTGCCCGGCGAAGAAAACCTCGATCTCGTCGAATCGTTGCGCACATCGAAAATCGAATTGGTCCTGACCCGCCACGAGCAGGCCGCCGCCTTCATGGCTGCCACGCATGGGCGGTTGACCGGCAGGCCCGGCGTGTGTCTGTCGACGCTTGGGCCCGGCGCGCTCAATCTGTCCACCGGTGCGGCCTATGCGCATCTCGGTGCGATGCCGATGATCCTGGTCACCGGCCAGAAGCCGATCATGAGCAGCCGGCAGGCGCGCTTCCAGATCGTCGACGTGGTCGCGACCATGAAGCCGCTGACGAAATTGTCGCGGCAGATCGTCAGCGCCTCCAGCATCCCGACTGTGGTGCGCGACGCCTTTCGCGTGGCGATGGAGGAGCGGCCGGGGCCGGTGCATCTCGAACTGCCGGAGGACATCGCCGGCGATGAAGTGCCGCCCGTCCCCGTGATCCCGGTCCATCCGATCGAAATTCCGGTTGCCCATCGTGCCGCGCTCGACCGCGCCGCCGAGATGATCCTGGCCGCAAAACGTCCATTGGTGATGATGGGCGCTGCGACCAGCCGGCCCCGGTCGACGCATGGCATCGCAAGTTTCGTGCGGCGCACCGGCATTCCGTTCTTCACCACGCAGATGGGGAAGGGCACCGTGCCTGGCGGCACCAATCTCTATATGGGGACCGCTGCGCTGTCCGAGCGCGACTATGTCCATGACGCGATCGATGCCGCCGACCTGATCGTCGCCATCGGCCACGACCCGATCGAGAAGCCGCCCTTCATCATGGGGCCGTCGGGGCCCAAGGTGATTCACGTGAGCTACACGCCGGCGAGTGTCGAGCTGGTCTACTTTCCCGACGCCGAAGTCGTCGGCGACGTCGGCCCCAGCCTGGAGCTGCTCGCGGATCGGCTCGAAGGCAAGCTGCCGCAGGCGGCGGCGCTCTTGCCGTTGCGTGAAGAGATCCTCAGTCACATCGCCGATCGCGCCACCGAGGCGCGCTGGCCTCCGACGCCGCAGCGGATCGTGCATGATATCCGTCAGGTGATCCCGGAGAATGGCATCGTCGCGCTCGACAACGGCATGTACAAGATCTGGTTCGCGCGCAACTACCGCACCCGCGTCGCCAACACGCTGCTACTCGACAATGCGCTGGCGACCATGGGTGCCGGCCTGCCATCGGCGATGATGGCCGCGATGCTGCATCCGGACCGCCGCGTGCTCGCGGTCGCCGGCGACGGCGGCTTCATGATGAACAGCCAGGAGATGGAAACGGCGGTCCGCCTCAAGCTCAATCTGGTCGTGCTGGTGCTCGAGGACAACGCCTACGGCATGATCCGCTGGAAGCAGGCCGTTGATCATTTTGCAGACTATGGCATGACCTTCGGAAATCCGGACTTTGTCCTCTATGCGAAGGCCTACGGCGCCAAGGGACATCGGATCGCGAGCATCGACAGCTTCGGCTCAACGCTCGATGCGGCCTTCAAGGAGGGCGGCGTGCATCTGGTCGTGATCCCGATCGACTATTCGGAGAATGTGCGGGTGCTGGTCGACGAGCTGCGGGCGAGGGAGAATTAA
- a CDS encoding O-methyltransferase, translating to MIDQPHGPIQDPRVNAVIARLQGVGQRPSGGGPRSSFNSRDPHAYAEQGFSIHPEQGELIYLLCRGLRATRVAEFATSVGMSTLYFAAAIRDNGGGTVIGSEIVPAKVEAAKRNLAEAGLADYAEIREGDARKTLRDLGAPVDFVLIDGWPGEGGPSLAREVIEIVAPQLRVGGYVMNDNAEPDYLAYIRDPKNGFVSMTLPLKGGTELSLKVK from the coding sequence ATGATTGATCAGCCGCATGGCCCGATTCAAGATCCCCGCGTCAACGCCGTCATCGCGCGCCTGCAAGGCGTGGGGCAGCGGCCGTCCGGCGGCGGACCGCGCAGCTCCTTCAACAGCCGCGATCCTCACGCCTATGCCGAGCAGGGTTTTTCGATCCATCCCGAGCAGGGCGAGTTGATCTACCTGCTGTGCCGCGGCCTGCGCGCCACCCGCGTGGCGGAGTTCGCGACCTCCGTCGGCATGTCGACGCTCTATTTCGCGGCGGCCATCCGCGACAATGGCGGCGGCACCGTGATCGGCTCCGAGATCGTGCCGGCCAAGGTCGAAGCCGCCAAACGCAACCTCGCTGAAGCGGGATTGGCCGACTATGCCGAGATCCGCGAAGGCGACGCCCGCAAGACACTGCGCGATCTCGGCGCCCCCGTCGATTTCGTGCTGATCGACGGCTGGCCCGGCGAGGGTGGTCCGTCGCTCGCCCGCGAAGTGATCGAGATCGTCGCGCCGCAGCTGCGCGTCGGCGGCTACGTCATGAACGACAACGCCGAGCCCGACTATCTCGCCTACATCCGCGATCCCAAAAACGGTTTCGTGTCGATGACGCTGCCACTCAAGGGCGGTACGGAGCTGTCGTTGAAGGTGAAGTGA
- a CDS encoding PadR family transcriptional regulator: protein MFRDKHHGRDDRDFHFAFAMGRHGGRHRFGRGGHGFFGRGGDDFPGARRLSSQDLQLVILALLADKPAHGYELIKIIEERSEGFYAPSPGVIYPALTYLEEVGHASVAQDGGRKLYSITQQGEVYLAEQRGTADAILQALSRIGRRMDEVREAFAGVSDLDADASDELHRARHNLKRALRSRHGSDPAEARRIAAILDRAATEILGK, encoded by the coding sequence ATGTTTCGTGACAAGCACCACGGCCGAGACGACCGGGATTTCCACTTCGCCTTCGCTATGGGCCGGCACGGCGGACGGCATCGCTTCGGCCGCGGCGGGCATGGCTTTTTCGGGCGCGGCGGCGACGATTTTCCGGGCGCGCGGCGGTTGTCCTCGCAGGACCTCCAGCTCGTGATCCTGGCCCTGCTCGCCGACAAGCCCGCCCATGGCTACGAGCTGATCAAGATCATCGAGGAACGCTCGGAGGGGTTTTATGCGCCGAGCCCCGGCGTGATCTATCCGGCGCTGACCTATCTCGAAGAGGTTGGGCATGCGAGCGTCGCGCAGGATGGCGGCCGCAAGCTCTACAGCATCACACAGCAAGGCGAGGTCTATCTCGCCGAGCAGCGCGGAACCGCTGATGCGATCCTCCAGGCGCTGTCGCGGATCGGACGCCGCATGGACGAGGTGCGCGAAGCCTTTGCGGGCGTTAGCGACCTCGATGCCGATGCCTCCGACGAATTGCACCGCGCGCGCCACAACCTCAAGCGCGCGCTGCGCTCCAGGCACGGCAGCGACCCCGCCGAGGCGCGCCGCATCGCCGCGATCTTGGATCGCGCGGCCACGGAAATCCTCGGCAAGTGA
- a CDS encoding carboxymuconolactone decarboxylase family protein → MSRVSIKTRDDLPEALRPLWDKMTTYGAFENQAGVMAHRAPIFKHMWSLLVDLASEGMISKRYLELALVTVSLLNKCDYCVSHHAPKLAVQGVSEEGAAQLINYKDHPELDELDKLVVEYSIAVTNNWNRTRDEIFTRLRAHFSEAEIVELTWRIALCGAFNRFNDILQLEVEQGVLRSEAAE, encoded by the coding sequence ATGTCGCGCGTGTCGATCAAGACCAGGGACGATCTGCCTGAAGCATTGCGACCGCTGTGGGACAAGATGACGACCTATGGCGCGTTCGAGAACCAGGCCGGTGTGATGGCGCATCGCGCGCCGATCTTCAAGCATATGTGGTCGCTGCTGGTCGATCTCGCCAGCGAAGGCATGATCTCGAAACGGTATCTCGAGCTGGCGCTGGTTACGGTATCGCTGCTCAACAAATGCGATTACTGCGTTTCCCATCACGCGCCGAAACTCGCGGTGCAGGGCGTGTCGGAGGAGGGTGCTGCGCAGCTTATCAACTACAAGGATCATCCCGAGCTCGATGAGCTCGACAAGCTTGTCGTCGAATACTCCATCGCTGTCACCAACAATTGGAACAGGACGCGCGACGAAATCTTCACGCGCCTGCGCGCCCACTTCTCGGAAGCAGAGATCGTCGAGCTGACCTGGCGCATCGCGCTGTGCGGCGCCTTCAACCGCTTCAACGACATCCTCCAGCTCGAGGTCGAGCAGGGCGTGCTCCGCAGCGAGGCCGCGGAGTGA
- a CDS encoding MmcQ/YjbR family DNA-binding protein: MTPKTFEHRCLRLPAATKVVQWEGTSVFKVGGKMFAISGGFTAGSGGYMFKVSNMAYSMLIEHGLARPAPYLARANWVQLASNNTLPDAELTAYIAQAHALIVAKLTRKTRKELGLVSPEAGQHDDLRVQRIGHARRH; encoded by the coding sequence ATGACTCCCAAAACGTTCGAACACCGCTGCCTGCGCCTGCCCGCCGCCACCAAGGTGGTGCAGTGGGAGGGCACCTCCGTGTTCAAGGTCGGTGGCAAGATGTTCGCAATCAGCGGCGGATTCACCGCCGGTTCCGGTGGCTACATGTTCAAAGTCTCGAACATGGCCTATTCCATGCTGATCGAGCACGGCCTGGCGCGGCCTGCGCCCTATCTCGCGCGGGCCAATTGGGTGCAGCTTGCCAGCAACAACACACTGCCGGATGCGGAGCTCACGGCTTATATCGCCCAGGCCCATGCCTTGATCGTGGCAAAGCTGACGCGAAAGACGCGCAAGGAGCTTGGGCTTGTGTCGCCGGAGGCTGGCCAGCATGACGATCTCCGCGTGCAGCGGATCGGCCACGCGCGGCGACATTGA